The Streptomyces seoulensis genome contains a region encoding:
- a CDS encoding molybdopterin-dependent oxidoreductase has product MTGDLARPARLTVPDLHKWPQFVADVSFECATSGVQRHRFSGPRLYHVLTDAGPGFDPVRRKDRLRFLISVTGTDGHRAVLSWAEIDPDFADAPVLLAVAVDGTPLDAAGPQLVLPQDRCGGRHISGITAIRVDGGYHFGAVTPALADRATLAAG; this is encoded by the coding sequence ATGACCGGCGACCTGGCCCGGCCTGCTCGACTTACCGTGCCTGACCTGCACAAATGGCCGCAGTTCGTGGCGGACGTCAGCTTCGAGTGCGCCACCAGCGGCGTTCAGCGGCACCGGTTCTCCGGGCCGCGTCTGTACCACGTGCTGACCGACGCGGGGCCCGGCTTCGACCCGGTGCGCCGCAAGGACCGGCTGAGATTCCTGATTTCCGTGACCGGCACCGACGGGCACCGGGCGGTGCTGAGCTGGGCCGAGATCGACCCCGACTTCGCGGACGCCCCCGTACTGCTCGCGGTCGCCGTCGACGGGACGCCGCTGGACGCGGCCGGGCCCCAGCTCGTGCTGCCGCAGGACCGCTGCGGCGGTCGGCACATCAGCGGGATCACCGCGATCCGGGTCGACGGGGGCTATCACTTCGGCGCCGTCACGCCCGCCCTCGCGGACCGGGCGACGCTCGCGGCGGGCTGA
- a CDS encoding TOBE domain-containing protein, whose product MQSYTIGQAARLLGVSPDTARRWADAGRMATHRDESGRRLIAGRDLAAFSVELAQTGGTEEETSSTSVRNAFPGIVTAIKLGDVAAQVEIQAGPHRLVSLLTREAVDELGLEVGMEATARVKSTNVHIDRV is encoded by the coding sequence ATGCAGTCCTACACGATCGGCCAGGCAGCCCGGCTCCTCGGCGTGAGCCCCGACACCGCCCGCCGCTGGGCCGACGCCGGCCGGATGGCCACCCACCGCGACGAATCGGGACGGCGCCTCATCGCCGGCCGGGACCTCGCCGCGTTCTCCGTCGAGCTGGCCCAGACGGGCGGCACCGAGGAGGAGACCTCCTCCACCTCCGTGCGCAACGCGTTCCCCGGCATCGTCACCGCCATCAAGCTCGGTGACGTGGCCGCCCAGGTGGAGATCCAGGCGGGGCCGCACCGGCTGGTCTCGCTGCTCACCCGCGAGGCCGTCGACGAACTCGGCCTGGAGGTCGGCATGGAGGCCACCGCGCGGGTGAAGTCCACGAACGTGCACATCGACCGCGTCTGA